Part of the Novipirellula artificiosorum genome, GTCGGCCGAAATGATCGCTAAGCCGAACAGCGATGCCCCTTCGGGAAGCGTCGTGATTTCGGGGCGGAAGCCGACAGCACCTCGACGGGCAAAACCGTTGGCACCAAGAATCGGGTTGAATCCACCGGTCGTTGAACCGCCGGTCAGCGATTGAACGTCGCGATACAAATCGCTCAAGACTTCGCCTGCTTCGCGGTCATCCCCCGCGCCAGCGACTTGTCCAAGCATTTCATGATTCATATCTCGCTGAGCGTTACGCAAGTTTTCTAACTGTGCCACAGCCACTTCTTCTTTCCGTTGTCCATCTTTGACCTCAAACTTCACCAACGCATCCTTTTCACCAACCGGAATCTCTTCACGGATGTAGCGTTGGCTCTTTCGTCCGACGTCGGTAACAATTTCGACCGTCGCGTGGCCAGTGGAAACGTTGCCCCAAACTCGTCGGATCAACAATCGGTACTGCCCCGTAAAGCCCTGAGGGCAGAGGTACGTTTCAGACACCATCCCAAGTTCATCGTCGCCGCGACCGGGGAACGAATCGCCCAACAAGGTCCCACCACCAGCCGAGGAGGGGCTGTCGAGCGAGCAGACGGTGCCTGACGGTTCTTCCACCGCAAGGTCAAGGTCCGCGTCGCCGGTCCACGAGACACGAACGAGGACGTCGTGCGATGCGGCCAAACGCAACGCATCACTGAATTTCTCCGCATCTTCGGTTCGGCCCGATGCAAGCAATTCTGCGTGTGTTGCGCGAGCGACCAAGCGAGCCTCTTCGACGATCGGTTGGAACTTTTCGGGCCAAGCTTGGCTGAGTACCCCGCTGCAAGCCCATGACAACGCATCGACATCGTTTAGTTTTTGAGCAATGCGAAGCCCCATCGTGTAAGGTTCACGTCGATACGGATCCATCATCGACACCTTCTTGCACAAATCGATCGCAGTGGCTTCTGCGCCGACCTCTTCGAGTCGTGCCGCGACATGCAAAACCTCTTCGTGGGTTTCCGCAAAATCGACTGCCGACAAGAGCGTTCGTTCGATGTCTTCGCGTGGCGCGCCGGTCGCTTGAAGCGTGATCGCGTACGCTTGGTACATCCAGGGCTGAACTTGTCCGGCCCGCATGGCTGCCGCCAAGCAATCACGCGAATCGGCAAAGAAAGCAACCGCTTGATCGGCATCGCCCGCGGCTTGAGCATTGGCCGCTTTGATCGAGAACTGTTGGAGGGTGGTACGAATTCGTTGGTCGAGCACCGTCAGATCCTCGGCCGATTCGATCTCCACCGAATCAAAGAACCGGTCCCAGGCTTCGTCTTTCGACTCGCTGCCCGTGACTTCGATTCGGATCGGTTGGATATCGAACCGCGAAAGGGTCTTCTTCGCAGCGGTTTTCCTCTGTTCCGGTGCCGCGGAAACGGATGCCTTATCTTGTAACGAGATTTGGTCGGGAACTTGCATCATGCCGCCCATGCCGCCGCCCATGCCGCCCATGCCGCCACCCATGCCGCCCATGCCGCCGCCCATGCCGCCGCCCATGCCGCCGCCCATGCCGCCGCCCATGCCGCCACCCATGCCGCCGCCCATGCCGCCCATGCCGCCGCCCATGTTCATGATCGGAATGACCAGGTCACCCACGGGGTAAACCTTCGAGACCAAATCGTCATTGGCCGCTTCTTCGGTTGTGATTTGCATGACCTCGTCCTTGATCACGTAAGTCAAGTCATCATTTTTCAACATCAACCGCAAAAAGGAACGCAACGAGACGTTGTCCAACGTGAGATTGATCGGGGTGTCTGCCGAAAGACCAATTTCTTCAAGCGCTCGGTTATCAATCACGATGGGAATATCGTGGTCCGTCGACAGTTTCTGCACTGCCTCGGTGAGCGGCATTTCGACAAACGTTTGGCTCGTCTCATCGCCGAGGGTCTTTTGAATCTTTCGCTCCGATTCATTGTCTCCGACCAACTCGATGGCACCATAACGCTCCAACCGGCGACGGCTTAGCCGTTGCCAAGTTTCTGCATCCGGCCATACGATCGGTGGTTCGTCTACGAACGGGACATGTGCTTTGAGAACCAACGACATTGCGTCGATAAAGTTACGTTCGCGAAGTTCAGTGTAACGTCGATCGCGTGCATAAGTTTGGAGCCACAACGGGAAGTCGGTAAAATGGCGTCCAGCGACCGAGTCACGGGTGACCGTATCCCCGGCCAAACGGGCAAAGGGAATGGACACTTCGCCGTCCGCTTCTTCATAGCGACCTTCAGCGATCAAAGCGTTCATCTGCAACGACAACGTTTTGAGCGTGTCTTCGCGGCGGAATGTCTCTTCGAGCAATCGCGATGCAGAATTCGCACCCTTTGCCAATTGCTCCAAGTTAATTTGCCGGTCCAAGTACTCCGCTTCACGACGACTCGCGATTTGAATCGCTGATCGGACTTCGGACATCAATTCTTGTCGAAGGCCTGGCTCCAAGTCTGCTTCGGCTTGCAACGATCCGAGTAAACTTTTTAGCTGCCCTGATACCGCGGTTGGATCCGATCGCAAGTTCAGACGAGCTTGACGCAGTTGCGCGTTCACTTCCGCTCGCCAACGCCCTGACAACGCCGATTGTTCGGCTTCGACTCGATCCAACAATCCACTGCCCGTTTCCAACAATTCATCGTCGCCTGGGGGCGGACCGAAGAAATCGTTTTGATAGCTCGGTGCGGCCGCGCGAGGTGCCGGTTGACGTTGCAGCGGCTGAGCTTGTGCGGGGGGCTTTGGTGCGGGCTGGGCCGCCGCCGGTGGCTCCGCGTCAAATGCCATCGCATCGGATTCGACGGTACCATCGCCAAGCGAAGGACCATCGTTGAATTGGGGTTCTGCGGCGAAGGGGTCTTCACCCATCGCGTCTTCGGTCGCTGCCGCGGGGGCTTCACCAAAAACGTCTTCCGCAGCCGTTGGATCCGATTCGCCTTCGAAAATCCCGTCAAACGGAGAATCCGATGGGTTTTGCAGGACCAAACGGTTTGCACCAAAGGTGACTTTTTCAATGGCCAACGCTTCGGGGTTGTTGGGGTCGACTTCCAAGGCCTTTTCGGCGATTGCTCTCGCTCCGCGGAGGTTGCCTTGCTTCAAAGCCAAGTTGCCCGCTCGAACCAATTCTTCGGCTTGCATCGCCAAAACGCGTGCAGCTTCGCGAAGCAGGGGGGATCCGGCTGACGGCAAGAGCAGCCCGCGATCGTTGGTCGCTTGGTTCACCATGGCCGGCAGGAACGCAAAGTCAGGATGGTTTGCTTCGATCGTTGCCTCGGTCGTGACTTCGACGACCGACGTGGTCGTTTCACCACGAAGTGTCAAGGTTCCGGCGGTGCTTTCCTGGCCCGATTCCATCCGACCGAGCAGAATCGTATCACGCTCGAGTCGCAGCGGCGGCAAGCGGTCCTGCTGGACCGTGCTCATGCCTTCGATCAATTGGGCGTCACGGAGCCAAATGGGTGAAGCGACCGACGAGGTACCGACAAATCGAGCGATCTCCGAGGGGCTGGCGTCCGCTGCGGTGCCGGCAACTCCCATCACGCCACCGGTTTGGTTTGCTAAAATCGCAGGCAATTCCACGTTCGGAGTCGGTCCAATCACGACGCTATGAACCGAAATACGATCGGCACGAAGCGCGTCGACCAACCCTTCGAACCGGCTTCGCTCGGCAACCGCTTCGATCGAGGCTCCGTCACCAATGTAGACGATCGATCGAGTACGATTTTCCGGTTCGCCGAGCAACGCGGCTCGGACCGAATCGAGAGCCGAAACCAGGTTCGTGTTCCCCAACGGCAGGCGTTTGGACAATTTGGCGATCGCATCGGCGGTCAACGATGAGTCGGCACGCTCGAAATCACCGCTCAAATCCGAGGCATGAACGTCGGCAGCATAGATTCGAACACGATCCCCTTCTCGCAACTGCTCCACCAAGGTATGAACCGCCGTGATCGAATCGCGGCGAAAATCGCCCACCTGACTGGCGGAGGTATCAATGATCACGACCACGTCCGCAGCCGCCTTGCGAGTCGCGTCAAGCAGCGTTTGGCTGGCCGACGGCTGGACCGACAAAGCAAAGTAATGATCGCCCGACGGGGTCGAATAACTGGCGACACGGACCTGGGCGTCGTCGGATTCGGCTGCCAGAGCCACCATCGGAGTCAAGCAAACGAGAACGGCGGCCACCACGAGTGATCGTGAGGCTGAAGCGTGTACGGGCTGGGCGATATGTCGCAATCCCATCTGATTTAATCTCCGCAGTGACGAAAAACGCAATTTGCGTGGCATCGGAATTTGAACCTGGGTTTCGGGGAACGGTTCGAAGGTGTCAGTCGTGATGAGCGGAAAAGCCGGCTAGGGTAGGACTCTCCGCATAAGAGTCTATTTCCGACGCATCCGTTTCGCCACGAAAAAACCGAGCTTTCCCGTCGCCTTTGGGCAGGAAGATTCCGATTGTAGGTGTTGCAATCTGCAACACCTGTTGCGATCTTGCACAGCACAACGAATCAAACTGCCGTTCTGGCGATTCCCTAGCCCTATTACGCTAGCGGCGTGCCAAACAAAAGAAGAAATCGCTCAGCTTAGTGAACGACGACCAAGACCCGACTGATCACGTCAGCCGATTCATCGCCGAACAGACTGCCCATGCCGGCCGCGAGTCCCGTCTCGGAGGCGTCCTTGGGGGTGCGAGCGAAGGGGCGGTCACTCAAATGACCCACCAAACCATCGATTCCCGCATTGCCAAGATCCAAACGCCACGAGGTTGCCGCATCACGAACCTGGGTCGGATCGACCGATTGAAACGATTCGACCATCGCCATCAGCGGCGTGTCATTGGCCATCCCCAAACCGACCGATTCGATGCCCTGTCGATCCGCGACCAAGTTCAAGAAGAACTGATCAAGTTTCTTTGCCGGAGCTTCTAAGTAAAGCACCGTGGCCGAGGAAGCATCGGACGCCGAAGTGCCCGCGGACTTTTGAGCAAACCGCACCACATCTTCGTCAATCTCTTTCCGACTCGCCAAACTAATCCCGCCTTCTTCGAGCGCCTTCTCAACCGCTCTCGAATCACGCCCCTCCATCGTCTGGCGAACATCTAAGATCAAAATCGCGGCAACCGACATCACCGGTTCCGGTTGGCGCCCGGGCAACACAAGCCGCGAATCCGCAGTCGCCGGTTGCTTCGAATCCGCCACGTTCACCGGAATCGAATCGGCCAAAAGATTGGCTGCGTCAGCATTCAAGGACGTATCGGAACGACTCGGGCTTGGATCGGTGACCGCAATCATCGGCGCTGGCGTGTCGTCTGCAACGGGATTTTCCATCTCTGGGACATCGACCCGCCTGTCTTGGCTCGGTGCGATCGCATCCACGGTCGGCGAGTTGCTGGGAACCCCATCAACACTGGCTAAATCACTGTCTGCTAAATCACGGGCACGGGGATCCGCCAATGCAACCGGGGCGGTTTGGGGGTCAGGACGCAGTGCCACAAATGCGATGGTGACCGAAGCGGCCACCGCGACAATCGATGCAGCCATTTTCCACCACGCCGGTCGAACCTGCAAAACGCTCGTCCCCGAACGAATCGGGCTGGGCTGTTCCGCCAACCGCATCACCGGGTGATCGTCCGCCAAACCTTCCGCGCGTCCCCGAGAGACCGTCGATTCGATGACCGCTTGCGCGAAATGCTTTGGCAGGCGAATGCTGCGGTCTTGGTCCCAAACATGGCGCAAGGAGGCGCGAATCTGCTGCATTTCCTTCAATTGGCGCGCAACCTCAGGCTCGCTTTCAAGCATTTGCTCGACACGCGTTGTTTCGTCGCTGCTTAGCGCGTCGTCCATATACGCGCTGAGCATGGTTTCGAGGAGGTCTTTGGGAACGGACATGTTCTTCACCAGTTTCGCCATTTCGGCAGGCGATCGTTGCGAGGCAACCCGATTTGGGCCACATTGGAGCGTTTGACAGCGAACACTTCGAACAATCGATTCGCTGCAATTTTAACGTTTCTGAAGACCCTCCTGGCCTTCCCTTTGCGGTCGGATGCTTTTGTACTCATTAAAGTTCCCTATTGCTCCCCAGAAAGACGATCAAAATGCCTTTAATGTGTACACATGAACCCATATGAGCCCTCGAAAGCCTTGCCCACCGAGACGGCACCGGTACCGTTTCCCGACCCGGGACCGATCGATGTTGCCTTCCGAGTCACCCGAAGAGACCTGCGATACGCTGAATCGCAATTTGTCCTCAAGCTTCATCTGCTGCGTCTTTCGCTCGGGTCCTTCGCGATCATCCTCGTCAGTTCGGGGATAGTGGCAGGGCTCGCCATGATGGGGCACTTCGTGGTCGGTTGGATCGCAGCCATGATCCTGTCCGCAACGGCGTACCTCGCGCTCGTGCATCGGTCCAAGATGGAAATCCGAGAGCAGTTGGTGGTTCATGGCTTGACCCCCAACGCAAGATGCAACCTGCGACTTCGTGGCGATCAGTTGGCATTGGCGACGCCAACCGGAATCTACCGATGGCCAAGAAAGGGCGTCACCGTCCACCGCACGTTCCGGGGATTGCTACTGTGCCCGGAGCCCCGGATCTATTTGTTCGTTTCGAAACGCAGCGATTTTCAAAACGAAACGTACCGGACATTTGCAACGCGCACCACCGGTACGCGAAGTAGCCCTACGTGAATCCTTCTCCCCGAGCGGTTTGCCACAGCTACGAATTGGGGTAGGACGGACCCCTAGCGACGCTGACTTTGTCGTGACGCCATCTGTTGCTTGGGTCGCAACAAGTAGACCTTTGGGTCATCCACGATAAACGTCGTGCTCCAGCGTCGACCGTCATCGGCGCTACAGATGTTGTAAAAGAAGGTGCGAAAACGTTCGGCCTTGTAACTGTAGGGGAATTGACTGGTGATGTAATCCGCCTCGGTCAACTCATCAACGCCCGGGGACGCGTAGTAGTGAACCATGCCGTCGGGCGTGACGCTCATCCCCAGCGTCCACCATCCGGTCGTCGTAATTTGTGGCCCACGGAAATCGCCGCCGCGGCGGTCTGCTCGCATCCGTAGGTAAGCGTAGTCGGCATCCCGTTTCGAGTCAGCCTTGCTCTCGAACTCGACGAACATTCCGGGCCAATAGATCTCGTTTCCCATTTCTTCCTTGGTCCGTTTAAAGATCCCGATCCCGACTTCTTTGTCTACCATCGCCGTGGTTTCCAGTGCCAAGCGGAAGCCAAAGTGCGGCCCGCTACGATGTTCCCATTCTGCCACGGGCGGTAAGAAAACACGTGTCGTGACACTGGGGCATTCGGAGATATCGATTCGCCGTTTCAAACGATATTGGACGTTACAGATGAAGTCGTCCTGATGCATCTTGCCTTCGGGGCGGCCGGGGATCCCCGTAAACTTCGATTGCATTAGCAACGCACCGCGACTACCCGCCAATCCACCGGCGGGCGTCAAAACACGCTTGACCACGTCCGGATGACCACGTTTGACCCCCTCATACCAGCGACCGTTGGTGCTCTTACCCATCGGGCTGCGTTGGTTCTCGTCGATATCCTCCGTGCTCTTCGGGTTATTTGGCACGTAGGACCAACCGGGATCCTCAAAATCGTCCGACACGCCAACGATTTCGGACCCCGATCCGGGGACAACCGCTCGCTGGGCCGCAGCCGTTTGCATGAGGGTCCCGCTCAGCAGCAGCACTGCGATCGCACTCGTAGCGCGAGAAATCGTGATACGCATGTTTCGATTCATCCTTTCATGATTGCGAGCCGTGGTTTCGATCACCGCTCGCGACCATCCGTCACTATCGGAAGGTTCTCTGCCGCACGTCAATCACGTGCGCGCCGCTCCTCCACCCGTTTAATGCGTACAATCGGCACATCCCTATCCCGTGCTGAAACAAATCCACGTTCCATTCGACGCATTCAACCTAGACACCCCCCTATTTTTCGTGGTAATTGTCCGTAGTTCCTCCTTGAAAACATGAGACTCGCCGGTTGCTAGCATGCACGATCCCACACCTCGCTTGTTATTGTTCGATGACAACATCCACTCCCTCGGCGGTCATTTTCTTGAGCTAGCCTCGCTGCTGATTCAAGGCGCGAAACAGCTCGGCTATACCACTTGTTTGGCGACACATCATTCGTTTAAGGCCTTCGATTCGGTCGATTTTGCAAACGAGGTGTTTCCGGTCTTTCGCGTCCGACGCATGGTCGAGTGGTCACTCGGAGTGGATGGAAGATCGAAGGTCCGCCGGAAGGTGGATGGATCGAGTGTGGGTGGCAGCTGGATGGAAAATCAACGACAAGCACTCCGTGGTCCGTTGTCGCGTCACGAACGCCGACCGCAAGTGATGCTTCATCGATGGTCGCAGGCCTTCTTCGATTTGCTATCGCACTGGCAAGTCGATTCACGTGACACGTTGGTGGTCAACACCGGTGACGATTTTGTCTTGTTGGCACTCGCCACGGCGCTGGCGAAGCGAGACGCAATCGATCCAGATGCGACGCCGCTGACGATCCATATCGTCTTTCATTTTGGTGTCTACGATCCAATCACGACGGAGCAGCGCAAACGGCAATTTGGTGCCCAAGTGAATGACACGCTCCGCCAAATGGCTTCTCATCATCTTCATCTGCATGCGACGACCCACTCGCTAACGAGCCAGTTGAAGCAGGTGGGTGTTTCGGTGACGCCCATTCCCTACCCGACGCGATACCGGCCACCGTCACTCGGTTCGTGTGATCCAAGTGGACGGCGCAAGATCGTGTTGGCGGGAACCCCCCGGCCAGAGAAGGGGCGTCATATGATTCCTGAATTGTTGTCGACAATTCACCATCCCTATTTGTCCAATGGGGAATATCAAATGTCGATGCAGATGCCAGCGAGACGATGGAAGCGGATGATTCCCGTGTCCATGCGACCGGAATACCGGCGGGCCAGCGCAGCGGATTCACAATCCGTCGCATCCCCCTCGAAGGGTCTCTTTGAAATCAAACCGTCCGACATGCCCGCGACCGACTACCACCGCTGGCTCGATACAGCCGACGTCGGGCTGTTTTTGTACGAACCCGAGCGTTACGTTGCCCGCTGCAGTGGGGTCTTGTTGGAAATGCTGATCCGTGGCGTCCCGGTGATCGTCCCGAACCGCTGCTGGTTGGCCGATCAAGTGCGTGAAGCGGGAGGGGAGGGTTCGGTAGGTTACATTTACAACTCATTGGATCAGATTCCTGAAATCCTTGATCGGCTTGGCAAAGACTATGAGTCGATACGACGTCAATCCATCCAATACGCATCCGAGATTGCCCGTCGCCACGCGTCGGTCAATACGCTTCGGCAGATGGGAATTGCAGACGCTCGACAAGTGCATTTGCACCGGGTGCCTCTGCGTCCGACAACGAACGAGTTTTCACGCGGCTTGCAAGGAACTCACGCATGCAACTGAAAAACGTCTTACGGTTTCCTTTTGACATTCATCGCGCCAATCGCATTTTGGCGAATCGAGCTGCGACGATAATCGATCTTGGACCGATCTATCCAAACCGACCGATCGTTCTGGATCTCTACACCTCGCAAATGTTGCTCGATTGTGGACGTCACTTCGCATCGTTGGCCCATTACAGCGGCAAAATCGGTTCGCGGTTCGCGGTCCGTTCGACGCGCCTGATGCTCGCCGGGATTGCCCACAAGCGTTACGGTGCCGAGATGCTTGCTCAGCCACACGCAACCTGGATTCCGGCTGATGGCGAAATCCCCGCTGCTGCGTTGGTGCTATCGGATGTGTCGTTGAGTCAGCAAACGCGGTCTCGTTCAACCGGTCCAACCTTTGAAATGTTGATCGGCCGAGACATTCCGCCCAACCGGCCCGTGATGCCGTACCCGATGCATCCCGCGACACTGAGTGGCTTCGAAAAACATCGATTGAATGATCTTCGCGAGCCGAGAAATCGCGAGGGAATCTTGTTCGCCGGCAGCCAAAAAGCGAGGTACAGCCGCAATCCAATGCAGCGAACCTTCGGCGTCCTCGGCCGGTTGCAATTGTTAGAGACCTTGCGTCAGATCCAAGATCCATCGATCGTGTTGCGAGATAGTGCCACGGAGCCTATTGAGGCAAACGATTGGCTTCCCTTCTTGGCCAAGCATCGTTTCTTTGTCTGTTGTCCTGGCGTTGCACAGCCGATGTGCCATAACTTGATTGAATCGATGAGTGTTGGGACAATTCCGCTGATCGAATATGGTGATCGATTGCGACCCGAACTCGTGGACGGATTCAATGCCGTTTGTTTTCGTGGCAGCAATGGGTTGCGAGAAGCGATCGCGAGAATTCGAGGCTTCTCGATCGACCAACTTGAGCAGATGTCACGAAACGTCAGCCAAACCTACGACGAATCCCTCTGCGGAAAACAATTCTTGCGTTCGCTGCGAGATGCAACCGTTGATACCGCGGCGGGGCAAGTCGTGATGCCGTTTCACAGCGAGAACTTGTTTGCCAGCGAGCGATCGGATGCCGCCTAATCGCTTGCTTCTAGGGCGAGGGTGGGATCGCAAGGCTTCGGACGCCAAGCTTGAATGGCTGACGATCCCATAGAAAAAACGGCCTAGGATTTTGCCCCCCGCACGATAAACACTCAAAACATTCATCGCTGAGTAAAAACCTAGACCGCTTTTGGGCTCGAGTCGGCCTGGCGTTCTTTGCCCCACACATTGCACGCCAAGTCTTACTCAAGCATTTCTTTTCATCGGCAGCAAAAAGGGGTAAAGTCCAATCCAATTGAGGAAAACCGATCGAGCAACCGTGGCTACTGGATCACGTGGGCCATCAACAGCTGCCATTCCGACCACTGCACCGATTCACATTCCGATTGTGATGGTTTTTCTGCATGGGGGGCCCGAGCGCAGGCGTCGACAAAGGAATCGGCATCGGGATAAAGATCACCATGCAACTCGGCGAGCGAGGTCCAAACGGGGTGCGCTCCGACACGTCGAAACCAATATTTGGCATTTCCAAAATCACCTTCGCGGCGATGCATGATTCCATGCCAGAAACTCCCCTCGGGTTCGCCGATGCCCTGGCTAAGGGTATGGCTCCGGTCCAAGTCGCCCGCCAATAGCCACAAACCGCTCAAGCAGAGCTGCTGGCCTCGTGGCTTGATCCCAACCTGAGCGAGTTTCGCCGGAAAATCCTTCGCCGAGATTAATTCCGCGACCCCAACGTTCCTCGGACCTTCGCCGAGGCTTGGCAGCATGGCATCTCGAACGGCCTCGATCAGATCGTTGGGAAAGACGGATAACGCGGATTCCAGAGCAGGGGCAAGTTGTGGCACGGCGGGTGACTCCGATCTGGGTTCACGAACAGGGGAATGGAATTCGGTAACGATCAATGATGTCCCAGAAGACAGCATGGTCAGAGCTTTTCAAGGCTACCGGGACGATCCGAGGACTGCTAGACTGGTGCGATGATTCGCGGATGATCGAAGGGTCCGCGAACGCCAACGTAACATTTTACCACTCTTCGCTTCCGCTTTTGCCAGAACGATCTGATGACTAACGGCGAACATCCTGCCACGGACGCATCCGCGCCAATCGCCCCCGCTTCGGCGACCGATCCTGCGGCTTCCCCCGACATTCAAGCCCCCCAAGACGTCAAGACGGATGACGGTCCCCCCACATCCGTAGCGGCGGAATCGGAGGCGACGGAATCGGGGACGCCAAACGATGCTGCCACGCCATCCGCCACCGATCAGCCCAGCGAAAAGTCCCCCGGTCCGCTGGCGGCAGTCGCTCGCGGTGCCGGCCCTTTAGCGGCTCGAGGACTTGGGATTGCCAAACCGGCCTCGCCCAGCGTTTCTCCCGAGTCCTTGTCCGCATCGAGTCAGCCCACGGAGAAAAAGAAGCCTGCAAAGAAGAAAAAGGGGCCGCCGCGGCCTCGGCTTCAAGGCGAAAAAGAGTCGTCGGACCAGCCCGTCGTGAAGGCTGCCCAACCGACCAAGGTGGCCGTCCCCAATCGCCGCGATTCCTTGTCCGATGATTTACAGGCGGAATTGGACGCTGAGCTGGGGGCTGCCGATGTGGACGCCATCCTAAGTGGATCGGCCGGGATGCCTGACCGCTCCGAACCGCTCGCCGAAGGGACCCGGGTACACGGTCGAGTCCTGAAAATCAATGAGGATTCAGTGTTTGTCGCCTTGGGCGGTCCCGACGAAGGGGCCGTTCCGTTTGAGCAATTCACGGGTGAAGAACCCAAACCGGGTGACGATGTCGAAGTGATTGTGCGTGGGTTCACCGGCGAAGATGGTTTGTACGTCTTGACCTTGCCCGGTTCGGCTGTCGAAGTCAGCGATTGGGATGACATTCAAGAGGGATCGGTCGTCGAAGCGGTCGTGACGGGACACAACGCAGGGGGATTGGAATGCAATGTCGGCAACATTCGCGGTTTCATGCCCATCAGCCAAGTGACGGAATACCGGGTCGAAGATCTGTCGGAGTTCGTCGACCAGCGTTTGATCTCGCTGGTCACCGAATCGAATGAGCGACGTGGCAACTTGGTGCTGAGTCGCCGAGCGATTCTCGAGCGCGAACGCGAAGAAAAACGTCGCGAGCAAATGGAGCAAATCGAAGTCGGCGACACGATGGAAGGTGTTGTTCGAAACGTAAAAGATTTTGGTGCCTTCGTGGATCTCGGTGGTGTCGAAGGGCTGATTCACATCAGCAAGCTGAGTTGGGATCGCGTCAAGCACCCCAGCGAAGTCATCGAAGAAGGCCAAAAGGTGAAGGTCAAGATCGACAAGATCGACAAGCAAAGTGGCAAGATCAGTTTGTCCTACCGCGACCTGCTCGAAAATCCTTGGGATGTTGCGGAGTCCAGTTTTGCCGTCGGGACGATCCAACAGGGGACCGTCACCCGCATTGCACCGTTCGGATGCTTCGTCCGACTCGGCGCTGGCGTCGAAGGACTCGTCCATATCAGCGAGTTGGCAAACCATCGTGTTTCCAAGGTCGATGCATTTGTGAGTGAAGGACAAGACGTTGAAGTGAAGGTGTTGAGCTTTGATCGTGATGCCCAGAAGATCGGTTTGTCGATGAA contains:
- a CDS encoding anti-sigma factor family protein, giving the protein MKNMSVPKDLLETMLSAYMDDALSSDETTRVEQMLESEPEVARQLKEMQQIRASLRHVWDQDRSIRLPKHFAQAVIESTVSRGRAEGLADDHPVMRLAEQPSPIRSGTSVLQVRPAWWKMAASIVAVAASVTIAFVALRPDPQTAPVALADPRARDLADSDLASVDGVPSNSPTVDAIAPSQDRRVDVPEMENPVADDTPAPMIAVTDPSPSRSDTSLNADAANLLADSIPVNVADSKQPATADSRLVLPGRQPEPVMSVAAILILDVRQTMEGRDSRAVEKALEEGGISLASRKEIDEDVVRFAQKSAGTSASDASSATVLYLEAPAKKLDQFFLNLVADRQGIESVGLGMANDTPLMAMVESFQSVDPTQVRDAATSWRLDLGNAGIDGLVGHLSDRPFARTPKDASETGLAAGMGSLFGDESADVISRVLVVVH
- a CDS encoding glycosyltransferase, which codes for MHDPTPRLLLFDDNIHSLGGHFLELASLLIQGAKQLGYTTCLATHHSFKAFDSVDFANEVFPVFRVRRMVEWSLGVDGRSKVRRKVDGSSVGGSWMENQRQALRGPLSRHERRPQVMLHRWSQAFFDLLSHWQVDSRDTLVVNTGDDFVLLALATALAKRDAIDPDATPLTIHIVFHFGVYDPITTEQRKRQFGAQVNDTLRQMASHHLHLHATTHSLTSQLKQVGVSVTPIPYPTRYRPPSLGSCDPSGRRKIVLAGTPRPEKGRHMIPELLSTIHHPYLSNGEYQMSMQMPARRWKRMIPVSMRPEYRRASAADSQSVASPSKGLFEIKPSDMPATDYHRWLDTADVGLFLYEPERYVARCSGVLLEMLIRGVPVIVPNRCWLADQVREAGGEGSVGYIYNSLDQIPEILDRLGKDYESIRRQSIQYASEIARRHASVNTLRQMGIADARQVHLHRVPLRPTTNEFSRGLQGTHACN
- a CDS encoding 30S ribosomal protein S1, producing MTNGEHPATDASAPIAPASATDPAASPDIQAPQDVKTDDGPPTSVAAESEATESGTPNDAATPSATDQPSEKSPGPLAAVARGAGPLAARGLGIAKPASPSVSPESLSASSQPTEKKKPAKKKKGPPRPRLQGEKESSDQPVVKAAQPTKVAVPNRRDSLSDDLQAELDAELGAADVDAILSGSAGMPDRSEPLAEGTRVHGRVLKINEDSVFVALGGPDEGAVPFEQFTGEEPKPGDDVEVIVRGFTGEDGLYVLTLPGSAVEVSDWDDIQEGSVVEAVVTGHNAGGLECNVGNIRGFMPISQVTEYRVEDLSEFVDQRLISLVTESNERRGNLVLSRRAILEREREEKRREQMEQIEVGDTMEGVVRNVKDFGAFVDLGGVEGLIHISKLSWDRVKHPSEVIEEGQKVKVKIDKIDKQSGKISLSYRDLLENPWDVAESSFAVGTIQQGTVTRIAPFGCFVRLGAGVEGLVHISELANHRVSKVDAFVSEGQDVEVKVLSFDRDAQKIGLSMKAAQAIAAGDNDKPEIEEEEPVRDVAVKPMHQGPLKGGNNQDTGGERFGLRW